A segment of the Calditerricola satsumensis genome:
CGGGCCGTGGCAGACGGCGGCGATCACCTTGTTCGCCTCGGCAAAGCGGCGCACGAGGGTGCGCACGTTCGGATCCACGGGGAAGTCGAACATCGTCCCGTGGCCGCCCGGAACAAAGAGGGCGTCGTACTCCTCGGGGTTGACCGCGGCGACGGGAACGGTGTCCTTCAGCCGCGCGATGGCCGCCTCCCAGCGCCGCTCGTTTTCCTCGTTCAGGCTGCGCGGGTCGATCGGCGCCGGCCCGCCCTTGGGGCTCGTCACCGTGATGGCGTACCCCGCCTTTTGGAATTCCTCGTACGGCTCGGCGAACTCCGACAGCCAAATGCCCGTGGGATGCTTGTCGTCCATCTTGTCGTGGCTGGTCACGAGCATGAGGATGCGTTTCGACATGGTTTGTCCCCCTTTCGCTGTTTTCGATTCCCTTATTAGAGTACCTCGCCTCAACGGTAGAATGGAAATGAGAAAAATCCCGCAGGGGGATAAAACGAGTTATGGCGGATTTCGAGTGGTTTCGGAGCTTTGTGGCGGTGTATCGGAGCGGCAGCGTATCGGGAGCGGCCGCTGTGCGCCACCTCACCCAGCCGGCCATCAGCCAGCACATTGCGGCGCTGGAGGCGGAAGTGGGCGCTCCCCTGTTTGAGCGGCATCCGCGGGGGATGGTGCCTACAAAGCGGGGCAACGAGCTCTACAGCCAGGTGGCGCCCGCCGTCGACGACCGCGCGCATCTGGAGCGATGGCTCCTGGTCCAGCCGTGGATCGCCTACGGGCCAGAGCTGCCGATCATCCGGCGATTTTGGCGAAGGGGGTTCGGGCATCGCCCCACCCTCGAGTCGGTGCTGGTCGTTCCCGATTTGCGGACAATCGCCGAGCTGGTGGCGTGCGGTTATGGCCTGAGCGTGCTTCCGGACTACTTGTGCGCAGGAGGCGTGCGGAGCGGCCGTCTGCGCATCCTTTGGGATCCGCCGGAGCCCGTGACGAATCAACTGTTTGTCGCGATCAAGCGATCGGACCGGGAGGATGAGCTTCTGATGCGGGCCGTCGACGCGCTGTTAGGCCTGGAGGGGAGCGGACCGCACCGCGGAAGCCCATAACCGGAAAAACGGAC
Coding sequences within it:
- a CDS encoding type 1 glutamine amidotransferase domain-containing protein, encoding MSKRILMLVTSHDKMDDKHPTGIWLSEFAEPYEEFQKAGYAITVTSPKGGPAPIDPRSLNEENERRWEAAIARLKDTVPVAAVNPEEYDALFVPGGHGTMFDFPVDPNVRTLVRRFAEANKVIAAVCHGPAALVGVVLSNGQPLVAGKRVTAFTNEEERAVQLDKLVPFLLESRLRELGAHFIAAEKWTDHVEQDGLLITGQNPQSGISAAQAVIRTLESTAKG
- a CDS encoding LysR family transcriptional regulator, with the translated sequence MADFEWFRSFVAVYRSGSVSGAAAVRHLTQPAISQHIAALEAEVGAPLFERHPRGMVPTKRGNELYSQVAPAVDDRAHLERWLLVQPWIAYGPELPIIRRFWRRGFGHRPTLESVLVVPDLRTIAELVACGYGLSVLPDYLCAGGVRSGRLRILWDPPEPVTNQLFVAIKRSDREDELLMRAVDALLGLEGSGPHRGSP